The sequence GTGCTGACTGACCTCTTCTGTTCAGCCTAATTAGAATCACCTTCAGCTATAATTTGAAGCTGTGATATGTTTACAAATAGCACAGTTCAGAGACTCTACACTTGTGTATCTATTTACCCCAAAGGAACAAATTATAGATAGCCTTAGAAATGTGACTGCGAGATTGAAGCAAAGGAAAATGAAGTACTGAAAATTTGAGCTGAGCTTTAACTAAACTCACTTGTATGTCATTTTAAAATTATTAGCCAGAAAACACACCTAGATACACAACAGAATAAATGATATTTTAATGCCTCGAAATGGGATGTGTCATTAAATGGGAATGACTTTGCTGGGAATGTAGCTTCAGTACCAAGAGAAGAAGCAATTAGCACTTGGTACATAAAATGGTGCGGAAATACGCTAAATGAATAAAGGTACTGAAAGATCCCTTTGATGGATTAGCACCAATTGAGAAGAAAGAAATGCTTTGGGTACCTTGAGCAAGAATAAAAACACGTATTCTTGCCAAAGACCTTAGTTCTCCATGATTCAACGTCTGAAATTTCTCCCCTGCTGTTATTTTTCTTTCTAGTTTGCTCTATTGCAATTGTGCTGCAACCAAATGCCTGGTGTGCTAGTGTCTGGAGCTCTGATTCCGACTGGTGTTAGCTGACACCAGTCTTCTAATACCCATTTATAATTTATTTTGCAGATTGTTATTTCCATTTTATGTCACAATTTTCACATTTCACCTTTAGTGAATGTAATGCACGGTGAGTAATACTACAATCAGCAGCGATTAGAGGTCTGACATTGGTTCATACCATTTGTAACTGAAATACCAGATGCTGGTATTGGTACACCAGGTCTTGGTTACCTGCCCCTTAGCGTTTAGCTTTTACTAAACACTTTACTGTCTCCACTGGCTAGGTGAAAAGTGAGAGACTTAAGTGTTAAGTAGCAACTACTTCTGTTAACAGTTAAGTACCACATGGGGATTTAGAGCAGTTTAAAAGTGCCCAATCTTTCTAAATAATAACCACAGGTTTATTACAATCTTATATAGTGTTTTAAACATACTTATATTGAAATGTCACCAAACCAGGGAGGTACTTGTTGCAGAATCAATATTTCCAGGTTACCCATCACAAACTATCTATCCTTGTAACCAACTCCATCCTCCTCACCAGCCATCATCTCAaactgaacaagactgtttgcaaacttggaGTCCTATTTGatactgagctgagcttccaactccaTATCTTCTCCAttacacctacttccacctccataacatcacttgCCTCTGCCTTTACCTTAGCTCATTTTCCACTACccacctcattcatgcctttgtcacctccatgattggtctattccaatgctctctttgttagtctacattggctcctggttcccaacacctcaaatttaaaattctcatttgtgTCCTCCCAAATTTTaacttctgacgatgccaccttcccccTAGAATTGtcagttcctctgactctggcctcttgttcatCCCTTCCCTCTCTTCACCCCACCTATGGCGGCACCACCTGGATTTCACAGTCTAGAATTCCTTATCTAAAGTCTGCCTCTGctgcttcaagactctccttaaacctGCTTCTATGataaagcttttggttacctggctTAATATCTCCCACTTTAGCGTGCTGACCACTTTTTCCTTACATTTCTATaaagcaccttaggacattttgTTCCATgctaagggcactatataaatgcaagttgtggtcatTGTCACAGAAACCAGCCTTGAGGGACTGCCAAATTCAAAGGGCCCTGCCATAGTGTTACAGTGTTGGTTAGGTATAAGATGAGCTCAATCTACTGCCTTTCAGTAAAATGTCAGAGCCTGAACCTCAGAACCTGATGTAGAAATGTGATAGGATTGGGGCAAAAGTAAAAGGGTCTGAATAAGACAGATTAAGGGTCACTGGTTTTGGTAGGCGATCAATAACTGGATACATTACAGAGCGATTGCTGTGCAAATAATTTGATCAGCACCAGAGAGCTTCTGTTACTCGGTAAAATCAACTCTGGCGGCTGCCAATAACCAGATACATTAAACACTAGTACCTCTGTGAAAAAAAAACATGCAGTAAACACCGGAAATTCTGTAAATAACCAGATACTGCACAATAAACACTGCAGTCCTCTGCTGTAGAAACTTCCCTCCACTAGATGGTGTGTTACTCTGTGATCAAAGCATTCTGTACTGGCAGACATTCAATTAGTTTGATTAGTTCAATTAGTTGCAAATTAATATTCAATCAGTGCCGACTTAAACATCAGGCTGTTTTAAATTTGCAGTAGTCTCTTTACCCAGTGGAATTCCAGAAGTTCTAAAGAAATTCAAGCCCCTGGGATTTCAATTTTTTAAGTATTAAGCCAAAATGTTTCAGTAATAAAACCACTCAATGCCAAGAGTAGCTTAATTACCATAATTCTAGTCCTATACAATTAAAATGAACAGTAAGAAAATTGTTTAAAATAAAACTTAAAGAATTTTGGCACTTTATTTCTACTCATCCTTGCTTCCTGTTTTCCCCGCGCTCTTCTTTCCAACTAGCTCCCTTCAAGTTTAACTTATTTGTATCATATCTCATCCTATCCGATACCtctttttatcattttaaagactcaACCTACCTGTTTTTTTTCTGTGTATCCCATTCCACTGTAATGTTTTTGAGGTGAAAAACATTGGTCTCTGCCAGGCTGAATACTgcctgtcaacaacaacaacaacaccagtaacttgcatttatatagcacctttaatgtagtaaaatgtgtcAAGGATGTATTTTCAGCAATCAAGTCTCAGATGTCTGATGATTGACATGATTACACAACAAATGTGATTGTGATTTTCAGGAGCAGGCTTGTGCTCGTgcgctgaattccttcaaacgcgagctggacctgtttctggctggggcagagattacCTCTTACAAAAGGAAGGTACTGCATAGAACTATcagggccagaatgatctccttgaccagtttcgatcgcctaaggggttggagaggaatttcccagaatttATTTTCTCCCCCAAATTGGCTTGGATTTTTAAtcttttttcgcctctcccagatgatcacatggttttgggtgaggTAGGGAGTGGATATATTGTTttgcacaaggtatcgcaattgtatgggacaggctggatggaccagagagacttttcctgtctgtcattgttcgtatgttctgcCATCATATAACACTCTCACTGAATGGGTTATCTCATCTAGAGTGTTGACATTCCCACTGCACCCAGATGGGATAACTTGAACAGTTAAGAACTTAAGAAAAGTCAGGGATGAGAAATGGCCATTCAACCCAGACTCATCCCTCTGGTACTTGAACACTCCCAGCATAATTGTATTTTGAATGATCCTgaccatagaatttacagcacaggaggatgtCATTTGACCTATTGTGCCTGCCAGGATGCTAATATTTTTTGCCTCTATTACCTTTCTTAGTAGtttattccaaacatttatcactTTTGACTAAAGATTTGTTTCCCAATAGCCATTTTAAATTTGCTATTAATTTGTCTTCTGATCCCACTTTCTTCGAATCAGaagatatccacctgagagggcagacggggcttcctttaatctctcatctgaaggatgtaaattctgacagtacagcactccctcagtactgcactggagtattggcctggattttgtgccaaatccctggagtgggacctaaccacacaaacttctgactcaggtcAGAAGAATGCTGCcaattgagtcacagctgacactggtaaCCATGAACACAGCTCTCCAAGCTGACTGGCATTGCATTCGAACCAATGACAATTGTCAGAATGGGGATCAGCACAGCTGTACAGAATGGGGATCAGCACAGCTGTACAGAATGGGGATCAGCACAGCTGTACAGAATGGGGATCAGCACAGCTGTACAGAATGGGGATCAGCACAGCTGTACAGAATGGGGATCAGCACAGCTGTACAGAATGGGGATCAGCACAGCTTCCATGGTTGAAATTGGTCTCAGCTGTAGCGCAAAATGGGCGATAGTCAATCAGCAGCTCGTTTTATACCTCACCCGATCTCTTCCTTTGAAGTCTAAATCGGGCTGTCGGTTTACTATTAGCCATTTTGctcaagaccaatttcacccctttCATTCCTGAATGATAACTGGAAGCTGTGATCTATATCCCAAGGTAAAGCAACTGAATCTGTTGTCAGTTACACGTTACCAAATTCTCTTCAGAACACGAGTTCCATCTTTCGATTGGGATCCAGGAACAAGAATGATGCCAATTTCAATTCAATCTGGCACACAAACTCATTGATAACTCTCCAATATGGCATTGTGCCCTTTAACAATATGCTCAAAAGAGGTTTGATGGATAACTTCATATATTGGTCCACAATAACATGTATTTTGTACACACCCTTAAACTTTGTGACTtaaatattttcttctcagttcaatTGAAGTACAACTGAAAAGGATGGAGCACAGTATTATAGTctgctgtctgaggctgaatcagattgtttgcaaccctagcatcatatttgactctgagctgagcttccgaccccatatcctctccatcatccaaatagcctacttccacctccaaacATCACACATCTGTGCCCCTGGCTCAGcctgtctgctgctgaaaccttcatccatgcctttattaccccagacttgactattccaatgctctcctagccacccacctaccaccctccataaacttgagctcatccaaaactctgctgcctgtatcctaacttgcaccaagtcccactcatgcaTCACCCCTGACCTACAATGTCTCCTGGTCCGGGAATGCcttgatattaaaattctcatatttgtgctcaaattcctccatggcctcaccccacccatctctgtaccgcctccagcccttcaagatctctgtgctcctccaattctggcctcttgcgcatccctgatttactGCACTCCACCATTaccgaccatgccttcagctggccaggccctaaactctggacttCCCTTACTATACCtggctacctctcctcctttaagtcactccttaaaacctacctctttgaccaagcttttgatcacctgtcctaatggccCAGAGTTTATGGTCAGCGGAGGAACGGTGCTGACAACTGGCCAGGGACTTTTCACGGGCTTTTGAGCAGCAACTTGCTGTCATCGGAGGTCTGATCCAATGCTGCAATACCTACAGGGAATCTGTGGTGTGTTTGAGCAGGACATGGAACAGCGTGACTCTTCAACCTATCAGATTCAAGAATCATCACTGAGACACGCAGAAACTAaatcaggaagtataaattagatttgaatcatgtacagaaagtaaaATATAGAcaaggaaagaaagatgggatagaGAAAGAGATAAAAGAAACGGAAAGGTAAAGTTAAAAAAAAttgttaatttttattttaaaatctccaaccctaattcaattctgaaggaatgagaatccATGCTTGTAAAACAAAATttccagggccagagaggttgttttcagtaattatgacttatcacgccattaaaaattcacttacacctgaatggacagccctaactttttctgccgaGTTTAGTGAGTAAGTGACTatggatttctgcgtttaacttcATGTGCAGACCCTGGAAGTTtctgtctgatttactccataataatggtgagcACTGATGGCCTCACCTTTATTcccactgcaaaatccaggccaatatcctcggtgtcaaattttgtctgataacactcctgtgaagcgccttgggatgttttactatgttaaaggtgctatataagtgcaagttgttgcatGGACCATGCATATCATTTATTCAGTGGCTATGTATACCTGAGATGCTCCTGTCGTTTCTTGCACCAACAAACCACCTTCTGCTCTAAAATATTAAATACCGCACTATAAGGGCTGCATCTTTTCCAGTTGACAGTGTAGATTCTCAATAGTTATTCTGAATAACATATACTGCAGGGGGTTAGTTTTACTGCATTGTTGCAATTTTGTTTCGTCAACAATAAAAGTTGTTATCGCAGACACACAGTGAGCTTCTTCAATGTACAAGATGATTTGCTTTGAAGTAATAACAGGTTATATATAACTGGATATTGCAGGGAGATAGCATATTTTGTACCTATTAGCACTGCATACTATGGATACACCAATTAACATTCAGGTGTACTCATGTTTATTTGTGTATTGTAGGTTACAGGAGTTGCACCCAGATGTGCTGCAGTTCTACAGCTATGTACTCAAGGTGCAGGATTTAACATGAAGGTACATTCATAGCCTGTAGCTATATGTTCTAGGACAGGGGGGAGTTTTTTTTTCCCTCTAGGCTAGGGAGGGGAAATGTCAACCAAGATTTGACATGCAGGCATTCTTCAGCATTTAGCTGTGTATTGTACACATTAAGCTACACAGAACACTTTGTGTAGAATTTTGTTTTTTTTACTATTGCCACGTTTAGGGAGAGACATGAGTCAAAGCTTTATATAGATCACCACATAATTAATCTACAGTCAATGACATGCTCAGTAAGAGAGCTGGAGAGCTGTTATGGAAATATGGTGTTCGCTTCTCTCTAATTTCAGAAGCTGCTGCAGCCACATCCAGGAAAAGCTCCAGACAAACACCAAGGAGTCACACAAGGGCAGAACGAAGAAGACTGTGGGGTTGAGTGGAGACTGATGAAGGGCAGAGCTCCACCTTTTCAAATAAACCACAAACTAGTTTCCTTctcattgaccataagccactggacAGCCTGTCAGCCGGGAATCAGTTCCAGAGATGGGAATAGTTTTGAGAGGAGAGAGGTCAATATTTCCGTGTACAGAATCAGACCAAAACTCTTTTTCATAAAATGGTCTTAAAACATGTTTTCCATGACACTTCACTATTTAAATATTAATACAGAAAATATATTTCCTGAAATAATTCAGATGGATTGACATTATAATACATAAAGAATATAATAATTATAGCCAGAGCAAGTCTGTAGGCTTGATCATTATACAAATTAAAATCTTGCTGTTGAAACTACATTCAGGCAACAAGAATACATTTATTCAATATTAACATGTTACCTATCTACAGAATGCAATTGTGTGTGTTGAAAATAATTAACTTTTTTTTAATCAGGAATACATGTATACCAGGACAAAGTGTCAAATGGAATCACAATTTGGATTATTACTAGAGAAAAGCAAATTGTTATTCaacttaaaattttattttaattaaaAGTGGCAAAAATGTTATCATCCTTTTTAAACATGGAcaagggtgattttaaccctacttgctcagcagaaacctTGCAGTTGGACAGTTGaaatcaccctggctcttacctAGCCGAAATCtgtcatgatcgcaacatctgcaattttaacctgcactcctgagcaggcagcaaggacactcgtccggagccaacagggtccttctttacagggCCCGAATggagaatccacctggagttaaaatttgGGTCCGTTCTGTGCGAAGTGGTACCATGTTGAGGGAAGTAGTCTCATTTATAATCTCTCACAGGAGGAACCTTGGAAGGGCAATTcattaacacaagaacataagataagaaataggaacatgagtaggccattcagcccctcgagtttgctctgtcattcaataacatcatggctgatcttctacctcaactccactttcctgcactatccccttaatatccaacaatctatcgatctctgtcttggatatactcaacgactgagcctacacagccctaaggggtagagaattccaaagattcaccaccctttgagtgaagaaatttctccttatctcagtcttaaatggccaacccctggttctagactccccaaccaggggaaacatcctaccggcatctgccctgtcaagccctgtaagaattttgtatgtttcaatgagatcacctatcgttcttctaaactctagagaatataggcctagtgcactcaatctctcctcataggacaatcccccccatcgcaggaatcagtctggtaaacctttgttgcactcactcTATGACAAggagctaaggagaccaaaactgtacacaatactccagccatggtctcatcagagccctatataattgcagtaagacatctttactcttatactcaaattcttttgtaataaaggccaacataccatttgctttcttaattgcttgctgtacttgcatggtaactttcagtgatccatgtacaaggacacccaggtccctctgaacaccaacatttcccaatctctcaccatttaaaaaatactctgcttttctatttttcctaccaaagtgtataacttcacatttctccatgttatattccatttgccattatcttacccactcacttaacctgtctatatccccttgaagcttctttacatcctcctcacaacttatattcccaccgagcttttgtatcatcaacaaactatattacatttggtcccctcatccaaatcattgatatagattgtgaatagcctaGACCCAAGCACtaatcttgtggtaccccactagttacagcctgaaaatgacccgtttattcctattctctgttttctatccgttaaccaatcctcaatccaggttagtatattacccccaatcgcaTGAGCCCTAGTTTTGtttattaacctcttgtgtggcaccttattgaatgccttctgaaaatccaaattcaccacatccactggttcccccttatctactttgctggttacaacttcaaaaaactcttaacagatttgtcaaacatgatttccctttcataaatctgtgttgactctgctcaatcctattattattttctaagtgccctgttaccacgtccttaataatagattctagtatgactgatgtcaggctaactggtctgtagccccctgttttttctctctctcctttcttaaatagaacataagaataggagcagcagtaggccatttggcccttcgaacctggggttacatttgctaccttccaatccgtgggaaccgtTCTAAAATCTATTAAAATAGATATAGGCAAAAGAAAGGAAATAAGGAACCAAAAATAGAAATATCATTATTATCCCCAAATTCAgccacagaggattggctaactaacaaataacagagagtcgggataaatggttcattctctgcttggcaaccagtaactagtggggtgccgcagggatcagtgctgggacaccaactatttacaatctatattaatgacttggaagaagggactgagtgtaatgtagccaagtttgctgacgatacaaagatgggaggaaaagcaatgtgtgaggaggacacacaaaatctgcaaaaggacatagacaggctaagtgagtgggcaaaaatttggcagatggagtataatgttggaaagtgcgaggtcatgcactttggcagaaaaaaatcaaagagcaagttattatttaaatggagaaagattgcaaagtgctgcagtacagcgggacctgggggtacttgtgcatgaaacacaaaagatagtatgcaggtacagcaagtgatcaggaagaccaatggaatcttggcctttattgcaaagggggtggagtataaaagcatggaagtcttgctacagctatacaaggtattggtgaggccacgcctggaatactgcgtgcagttatggtttccatttttatgaaaggatatacttgctttggaagcagttcagagaaggttcactcgcttgattcctgggatgagggggttgacttatgaggaaaggttgggcctctgctcattggagttcagaagaatgagacgtgatcttatcgaaacgtataagattatgagggggcttgacaaggtggatgcagtgaggatgtttccactgatgggagagactagaactagagagcataaccttagaataaggggccgcccatttaaaacagagataaggagaaatttcttctctgagggttgtaaatctggaattcgctgcctcagagaactgtggaagctaggacattgaataaatttaagacagaaatagacagtttcttaaacgataaggggttatggggagcggacagtgaagtggagctgcgtccatgatcagatcagccatgctattgaatggcggagcaggctcgaggggccgtatggcctactcctgttcctatttcttatgttcttacgttcactCCCTGCATGGCTCACTGGACACCTGACTTATCCAGGTCCAACCATGTTTACAGCCATTCCATCAGAGTCCCACTCGAATTACGACGGGAATCCTTCGGAACATCTGGGTAATTTTAGGGCCAGCAGCTTTACGGACAATTTTAACCCAGCCCACTCGGTGGGAATGGAATGGGAGGAAGGTTTAAAATGATGTCTGGCAGCCTCCTACAGCTTTCCTGCACCATTCCTTTGCCCCCCATCCTCCACCTCCGCTATTTTAACGCACCAGTTTCTGGCTGCTTGTCAGGCGCTCGCCCCAGGCAAACAGGATCCTAATGTAAAGGTTAAAGTCGCATTCCAATCATGTCATACTTGCCCCCACTGCATTTTAACCTAAAATTGTGGATACCACACCCGATCTCTGAACCCGCCAGCATTACCTAGCGGGATTGTAGCCCGAGAGCTCCTGAAACAGTATAATATGGGGCTCCCAGCTGCAGCTTACTGGATCTGATGATCTTTTGCTGTCTGGTTTCCCAGGAGAGTTTCCAGCTTCCAGTTCGCTACTTCTACACTTTTGTTGCCTTACAACACTTGAATCAGCTTTCTCTATCTATTGTGGGTGTGATTCCTGCTTCTTTGCTCTGGATGGAGCAAGACTTGGAGGAGGAACAGTAGCCTCATCGTCCAGCACCTAGGACACTCGGAAGACAACACGTGAGGTGAGCTGTGGGCAGGAGACCATACCCAGCACACAGGATCCACAGGCCTAGAGTTAGCTTTTTGGGTCTATCTAAAGAGGAGTGTAGGAGGAGGCTGCATTAGTCCAGGAAGGCTGTcacagactgcagggtgacttggacaggttaggtgagtgggcaaatgcatggcagatgcagtataatgtgaataaatgggaggttatccactttgggggcaaaagagaaggtggctcaaccgtggctaacaagggaaattagaaaaagtgttaaatccaaggaagaggcatataaattgaccagaaaaagcggcatacctgaggactgggagaaatttagaattcagcagaggaggactaagggtttaattaggaggggggaaatagagtatgagtgtaagcttgcaggaaacataaaaactgactgcaaaagcttctatagatatgtgaagagaaaaagattagtgaagactaatgtaggtcccttgcagtcagaatcaggtgaattcataatggggaacatggaaatggcagaccaattaaacaaatactttggttctgtcttcactaaggaagacacgaataacctcctgaaaattcgAGGGgacccgagggtctaacgagaagggggaactgagggaaatccttattagtcaggaaattgtgttagggaaattgaagggcctgaaggccgataaatccccagggcctgatcgtctgcatcccagagtacttaaggaagtggccctagaaatagcattagtggtcattttccaacattccatggactctggttcaattcctatggactggagggtagctaatgtaacccaacttttttaaaaaaaggagggagagagaaaatggaattatagaccggttagtctgacatcggtggtggggaaaatgctggaatcaattattaaagttgtaatagcagcgcatttggaaagcagtgacaggatcgatccaagtcagcatggatttatgaaagggaaatcatgcttgacaaatcttctagatttttttgaggatataactagtagagtgacaagggagtaccagtggatgtggtgtatttggactttcaaaaggcttttgacaaggtcccacacaagagattagtgtgcaaaattaaggcacatgttattggtggtaatgtattgacgtggatagagaactcgttggcagacaggaagcagagagccaggttaaacgggtccttttcagaatggcaggcagcgactagtggagtgccgcagggttcagtgctgggaccccagctatttacaatatacattaatgatttagacaaaggaattgaatgtaatatctccaagtttgcagatgacactaagctgaatggcagtgcgagctgctaggaggctgcagggggacttggacaggttaggtgaatggacaaaatgcatggcagatgcagtataatgt is a genomic window of Pristiophorus japonicus isolate sPriJap1 chromosome 4, sPriJap1.hap1, whole genome shotgun sequence containing:
- the LOC139262860 gene encoding uncharacterized protein isoform X2; protein product: MPKTYSLQLHQQFPYSKILLLAHLPLQTSKLNPLAQALAQAQPPATCNLYSFLCSLGRGSQEEYLVTGVAPRCAAVLQLCTQGAGFNMKKLLQPHPGKAPDKHQGVTQGQNEEDCGVEWRLMKGRAPPFQINHKLVSFSLTISHWTACQPGISSRDGNSFERRERKISNNNRAQQRDAWEGTQLSYHH